Within the Streptomyces sp. NBC_00353 genome, the region CCGAGGACGACGCCGGCAGCTTCGCCACGAAGCAGTAACGGACCAAGTACCGCGATCGGCAACGCTGATACTGCCTCACCCGAAAACGACACTCCACGAACAGCCTCATGAAAGGTCGGACAAGGCAGGCGTCGAGCGTTACTGCGCACCGCTTGATGGCGATCGAAAGCGGGCCACGATCTGGTGTGCGTACTGATCCTCCGGGCCGAGGTCCTGGACCGCTAGATAGGCCGTCTGGGCTCGATTTGTCTCGCACAAAAGCCGGACAAAGACGTACAGAGCATCACGGTCACCATCTTTGGCGCGGCTGCGCAGCGCGGCCTCCATCCCCCGCTCGCGAAGCGATCTGTTGAGTCTCCGACGTGCATGGACGTCCGTGCGAGCGAGTTCCATGAGTTCCGGGAGCCGTTCCGAACGGGCGAGCAAATCCATGTGCCACAGATGGTTGTTGTGCATGTAGCGATCGGTGGAGTAGCACTCGGCCTGGGCGCTTACCAACGTGATGGCCGCATCCCAATCCCCGAGTTGTTCCGCTGCCCGGGCCTGCTCGAACCACTCCACAGGACAAGTATCGCGTAGCGCCGCCTCGTACAGCGTGGTGGAAGTGGTCGCCGATGAAGGTCCACCAGGCCCGCGCCCGCCACCCCTCATCAAATACTCTCAAACCGCCCTCTGAGAACTCAGCGAACTCCGCGTCCCCCGATCCGTCCTCCGGATCCTCCTCCGAGTCCTCCTCGGACCGGTCGCCGCACACCTTCCAGGTGGATCTGCGCGGACTGGTCGATCTCCTCTCCCATCACCTCTACTCCTCGCCCCGGGTCTACCTCCGCGAGCTGCTGCAGAACGCCGTGGACGCGATCACGGCCCGGCGCGCCGAGCAGCCGGACGCGCCTGCCCTGGTGAGGCTGTACGCCTCCGGGGGGCGACTGCGGATCGAGGACAGCGGGATCGGTCTGACCGAGGCCGATGTGCACAGTCTGCTCGCGACGATCGGCCGCAGTTCCAAACGCGACGGTGCACAGGGGCTGGCCTCGGCGCGCGCCGAGTTCCTCGGCCAGTTCGGCATCGGGCTGCTGGCGTGTTTCGTCGTCGCGGCCGAGATCAGGGTCGTCAGCCGGTCGGCCCGCACGCCCGGGGCGCCACCCGTCGAGTGGTGCGCCCGTGACGACGGTTCGTACACCGTCCGCACGCTCCCGGACAGCGCCCGCGCCGAGCCGGGCACCACCGTGCATCTGGTCGCCCGCCCCGGCAGCGCGGACTGGCTCGACGAGGAGCGGGTCCTCGCGCTCGCCCGCGACTTCGGTTCACTCCTGCCGTACGACGTGCGGGTCGGTGACGCCGCGGTCACTGCGCTTCCGGCGCCGTGGGACCGTCCGTATCCGAGCCCGGCGGGGCGGCGGGTGGCGCTCGCCCGTCACTGCCATGAGCAGTTCGGGTTCTCGCCGCTCGACGCGATCGATCTGGATCTGCCGCTCGCCGGGATCCGCGGTGTCGCGTACGTCCTGCCGTCGGCCGTGAGTCCGGCGCAGCGTGCGGGCCACCGGGTGCATCTGAAGGGGATGCTGCTGACCGACCGGGCCGATGAACTGCTGCCCGACTGGGCGTTCTTCGTGCGGTGCGTCATCGACACGGACAGTCTGCGGCCCACCGCGTCGCGGGAGGCGCTGTACGCGGACGAGACCCTTGCCGCCGTGAGGGAGGCGCTCGGCGAACGGATCAGTCAGTGGCTGACCGGGCTTGCCGCGGGTGATCCGGAGCGGCTGGCGGAGTTCCTTTCCGTGCACCACCTGGGTGTGAAGTCCCTGGCCCGGCACGACAGCGCCATGCTGCGGACGATGCTGCCGTGGCTGCCGTTCGAGACGACGGACGGCCGGTTGTCGCTGGAGGAGTTCGCCCGGCGCCATCCGGTGGTGCACTTCACCCGGACCGTGGAGGAGTACCGGCAGGTCGCACCGATCGCGTCCGCGCAGGGCATCGGGGTGGTCAACGGCGGCTATACGTACGACACCGAGCTGGTCGAACAGTTGCCGTCGGTCCGGCCGGGAACGGCGGTCGCGGAGCTGGACGCCGATACCGTCACCGCGCATCTGGACACGGTCGATCCGGCCCAGGAGCTGGCGCTCGGCGGCTTCCTGGCCGCTGCCCGCGCCAGGCTCGACCCGCTGGGCTGCGATGTGGCGCTGCGCGCCTTCCATCCGCTGACCGTGCCCGCACTGCATCTCGACGACCGTTCGGTCCGCCATGGGCAGGCCCGCGCCGAGGCGGAGGAGCAGGCGGACGACCTGTGGGCGGGGATCCTCGGGTCGCTGCGCGGGAGTGCGCCGCGCGCCCGGCTCGTACTGAACCATCTCAATCCGCTGATCCGCCGGATCGGTTCGCTGGACACCCCGGAGCTGGCGGCCACCGCCACCGAGGCTCTGTACGGACAGGCTCTGCTGATGGCGCAGCGGCCGCTGCGGCCCGCCGATTCGGCGCTGCTGAACCGGGCGTTCATCGGGCTGCTGGAGTGGGCCACGCACCCGGCCCCGGAGCAGGCTCAGAGCCCCGACCGTCCGCAGGAGGAAGGCCGATGAGCCTCGACATCGCGACGATCCGGCAGGCCCTGCGGGACAACTACGAGGAGCCGGAGGGGCCGGCCCGCAACGCCCGTGCGGAGCGGCTGCTGACCGAGGCCGAAGGGACCGGGGACGCGCCGCTCCTCGTCGAGGCGCTCGCCAACCAGCTGCAGGCGTACAACTACAGCTCGGAGAAGGACAAGATGTTCGTCCCCTTCGCGCGCCTGCTGCGCATGTGGGACGAGCAGCCCGGAAGCTTCGACCAGGTCACGACCCACCACCTCTTCTGGATGTTCAAGTGGGTCTCCAGTTCCATGATCAATCAGCCGCACATACCGCTCGCCTCCATCGAGAAGTGGCAGGGCGAGATGGCGCACCGCTACCGGCTCGCCGGGCATTCCGAACGGGCCGTGCGCCAGGGCGAGCTGCAGATCGCCCGCCATCTCGGCGATCTGGAGCGGGCCGAACGGGCCTACACCGCCTGGCAGGCGGCCGACCGGGACCGAATGGCCAACTGCCACGCCTGCGAACTGCACAGCCAGGGCGCCTGGCAGGTGCACCGTGGGCAGGACGAGGAGGCGCTTCACACCTGGCGGCCGGTCCTCGACGGGGAGCACACCTGCGCCCATGAGCCCCATGCCGTGCTGGCGGCCTCGCTGCTTCCGCTGCTGCGCACCGGCCGCACCGAGCAGGCCCGCGGTCACCACCTGCGCGGGTACCGGATGATCCGCCCGATGGAGTCCATGCGGGACGCCGTGGCGCTGCACATCGAGTTCTGCGCGCTGACCGGCAATGAGGCGCGGGCCCTGGAGATCCTCGCCGAGCGGCCCGCGTACTTCACCGCCACCGGTAACCCCGACTCCCTGATGGACTTCCTGGCCGTCACCGCTCTGCTGATGGACCGGCTGA harbors:
- a CDS encoding HSP90 family protein; this translates as MDLRGLVDLLSHHLYSSPRVYLRELLQNAVDAITARRAEQPDAPALVRLYASGGRLRIEDSGIGLTEADVHSLLATIGRSSKRDGAQGLASARAEFLGQFGIGLLACFVVAAEIRVVSRSARTPGAPPVEWCARDDGSYTVRTLPDSARAEPGTTVHLVARPGSADWLDEERVLALARDFGSLLPYDVRVGDAAVTALPAPWDRPYPSPAGRRVALARHCHEQFGFSPLDAIDLDLPLAGIRGVAYVLPSAVSPAQRAGHRVHLKGMLLTDRADELLPDWAFFVRCVIDTDSLRPTASREALYADETLAAVREALGERISQWLTGLAAGDPERLAEFLSVHHLGVKSLARHDSAMLRTMLPWLPFETTDGRLSLEEFARRHPVVHFTRTVEEYRQVAPIASAQGIGVVNGGYTYDTELVEQLPSVRPGTAVAELDADTVTAHLDTVDPAQELALGGFLAAARARLDPLGCDVALRAFHPLTVPALHLDDRSVRHGQARAEAEEQADDLWAGILGSLRGSAPRARLVLNHLNPLIRRIGSLDTPELAATATEALYGQALLMAQRPLRPADSALLNRAFIGLLEWATHPAPEQAQSPDRPQEEGR